The stretch of DNA CCGGCAGGAACTCATTGATAATGGACATTTTGTGGCAGCATTGGAGCTGGCAGACCGGTATCTGGAATATTTTCCAGATGATATAGAGATCAAGGCATTTCGGGAGCGGCTTCTGGATGTAACTAATAATGACCCCAAAAAAGCTCAGGTAGCTTATGTGGAGGCAAAGAAACTGCAATTGCGTTTGGAAAATCGGGGACATGGGAATTATCTTAGTAATGAGGAAAAAGAATATTTGGCAATATTGCTGCCCTATCATCCGGAACTGGAGAGTTCTTATATAAAGATGATCGGTTATGAAGAGGAAGACCGTATCAGGGCAGAATTTGATATCAAGTACAGAGAACTTGTGGAAATAATACGTCTACGGAAATGGACTATGGCAGAACAGGAAGTAAGATTTTTGCAGAAAGCTTATCCTGAAAATGAGCAAATAACTGATTTGCAGGAAGAAATTTCCCAAGCAATAGAACACTCTGAAATTAAACTAAAAGATATCAAGGCGATTATTGGTGAAGCAGATATTTATGAAATTCACAAAGAGCTGGACGAGTTACTAACAGACCACATTGATAATGAGGCAGCACTGGAAATGAAAAATATATTGAATAACAGCAAAGTGTTAGAAGGTATTTTTCTGGAAAGTGATAAAGGAATTATACTGCCAGTTTTCTGTAAATCAGAAGTTATATTAGGTAGAGAAGATGAGGGAGTGAAGGTAGATATTGCTATAGACAGCAAATATATCAGCAGACCTCATCTTAAAATGGAATTGATAGAAGGGAAATTATATCTGGAAGACCTGAACAGCTCAGGTGGCAGTTATAAAGCAGGAGAGAAAATTGACCGGACAGAGATAACGAATAATCAAACAGTTACTTTGGCAAAGGTTATTGACCTTAATATTTGTCTGCAAAAAGTTGATAATTGGGTTAGTTGTGTTATTATGGAATGCGCAGATAAGAGCTGGGCAATAATAGATAAAGAAATGAAATTCAGTATAAAGGGAAATAAACTTGACCTTAGTCAATCAGATAATATCCTGAAGTTGCAAGATCCGTTGATCATTTACCGTAATGGTAATAGCACAGATATTTTACAGGATGGGGCTATGGTAAATATAAATGGGAATGAATACAGAGTTAAGTTCATTTAAAGGAGTAGTAAATGAGATATTGTAAAATAGTGATTTTAATCAGTTTAATATTAGTTCTTACCAGTTGCAGTTCAAGCAATTTAAAGAAAAATGAAGAGATAAAACCAAAGCCAATACCACCAGCAATAACCCATGCACAGATCAAAATGGAAGAAAAAAACGATAAAATTAGACATGAAATAGAGATGATCAAAGCCGACGAGGAATATTATTATGGAATAGACTCAGCAGATATTACGGAAACAGGTTACTCTACTGCCGCTTCCTTGGCTAAGAGAGGTGCTAAAAGCGATTTGGCTTCTAAGATTAAATCTGCCGTAAAAGTTGAAATAAATCGCTATCTACAGGTAAAGTCAAATCAGACGGGAAAAGTATTTAAAGAAATTATTGAAGAAGAGATAGAAAAGAAGAGCAATATATATACTGATGTTGTTTTAGAAAATCTGGTTAATGAAACACTTTATACTGATTATCCCCAAAAGGGAGTTATAACCTGCGTAATTCAAAAATCAAAGCAGGAATATAATGAAAAAGTCACAAGCCAGATCGAAGCAAACATAAATAATATCGTTTCTATCATAAAATACGGAAACGAAATGTTTTCCTCAGGAAAATACATCGCTGCTGTGCATGAATGGGTATCCGCCAGAGGTATTCAGGAAAATATCTTTGGCAAACTGCCTATACAGGCAGATATTGATGATGATGAGCAAAATGAAGACCTTACAGCCTACCTGAATAATCGGGTTAATAAGTTTTTCGATAGTATCATAATCAGCCTGTACGATGAAGATACTTATTCCTATGATAATCAGGGAATACTAAATAGAAAGCCCACAATTATAGCTAACTACAAGAATGAGGATGGCTGGAAACAAAGCATTGCCAAGCTGCCTTTAAAGGCTAATACTGTTCGGGGAAGGGTTGATATGCAAACCAGTTTTATCTCGGGAGAATACGGTCAAAGCGAGCTGAATATCCATAATATTGATGCCAGCTATCCGCTTACTACACTCAAAATCGAAGTTGATACAGACAAAATCGAAAACATCGATAAACTCCCTTCGATCTCAACCCTGGATATCAATCTGCAAAGAATGAGAACGATAACCATCTCTGTCAGTTATAAAAACGGCTCATCGATAACCACACCTCGCAGCTTAAATCAAGAGATTAAGTCTCAGGTACTCTCTAAAGGATTTTCTGCCACCGAAATTTCTATTACACACCAGAATTTAGGTCAATTAGATCTTAATCAGATTAACGCTACCAATGCCGATATCTTTCTGCAAATTTATCTGGAAGCCGACAATGCCTCTACT from Candidatus Stygibacter australis encodes:
- a CDS encoding FHA domain-containing protein, which produces MKLKKKVYSIIVFIVFTMGIIISLTNPIKYYFTDKKIAELPEHITYKQAIIFELPEDINKKASEANCNANIKEIEVNEDELIMLPYLQEDLNIAFTNYKKWNVQISEELKEKFRANKDRSIETWGKMPGFMELMAESVSDEMKTEVLTRYIAEVKIEKIKTKTVNDLTLILSVNDQFNNLNIFKIRKTFSDPANIDKFEKLQEKKQQSLSLLREKSRRGLYSSGALLTLLIILFLVSFIISYRTKLKEDKKQDYLRNQILLRQELIDNGHFVAALELADRYLEYFPDDIEIKAFRERLLDVTNNDPKKAQVAYVEAKKLQLRLENRGHGNYLSNEEKEYLAILLPYHPELESSYIKMIGYEEEDRIRAEFDIKYRELVEIIRLRKWTMAEQEVRFLQKAYPENEQITDLQEEISQAIEHSEIKLKDIKAIIGEADIYEIHKELDELLTDHIDNEAALEMKNILNNSKVLEGIFLESDKGIILPVFCKSEVILGREDEGVKVDIAIDSKYISRPHLKMELIEGKLYLEDLNSSGGSYKAGEKIDRTEITNNQTVTLAKVIDLNICLQKVDNWVSCVIMECADKSWAIIDKEMKFSIKGNKLDLSQSDNILKLQDPLIIYRNGNSTDILQDGAMVNINGNEYRVKFI